A window of Cyprinus carpio isolate SPL01 chromosome A6, ASM1834038v1, whole genome shotgun sequence genomic DNA:
caagttggagctaaactctgcaggacacccggcctccaggaccgagtttggagacccctgaccTAGATTAATGGGCTGTTCATCTTTTGATAGAATAAAACCATCATATTCTGAAAGTCATCACCACAAATCCCTCAGTAAAAAATTATGTCtatgtaataatttgtttaacagcagatgtctgtaaattaaaaacataaccacaagtgtttttatttttctacatatCATTTTCATGTCAGAATCAtaagaataaaactaaatattgcttaagaataaaaataaacagagtgATTTTTATGTGATAGATTAAATGATCAGACAACACAAACAAGAAAAAGGTCAAACAAGTTTACTCGGAATGTCCCCACTTGCTGGCAGTGACATTTTGGTCTGAATCCTTATCTTTGAATGCCCCCGACTTGTTTGCTTGTGCCATCCACACTGAGCAGTTTCACATGATATGCTCTGGTGCAGATTCCTGCTGCTAAGATACCAAAATGAGGCAGCATTTTGTTCTACTTTCTTCCCTGCTTGAGTACTTCATTGTCTAGGTAATCCTGGAAAAGCTGCAGGCATATTGCCACATTAGAGATCTATGATTTCAGTTCATTACATGTTGGGAActgaacatttgaaaatgtttgtatcaatcaaaatgatcaaataaatgaactaaacAACATTTATCTATCTCTGATATTGTATCTGCACAAAATCTTTAATAACTTGAACCTCTTAAACAGAGCTTATCTTTCAATCACATCATGTTCCTGGTTTAACTATCcatctgaaattatttaaaaatatggctTGAAAAGGGAAATCAATCCCTTTAAATTCAGACAGTCATGCATGGCACCTATTGTGTTCCTGCTGACACCTTTTGTTACTCTATGAGCCAGGAACATTTTGTAACAGTTCCAGTCTATAGAGGCCTTTGAAGCAGATAACATGTTGCCATTGCTGATGTTATTCAGTATTTGTCATGCTAGCTTGAAAGGCTGGATTTGATTTCAAGATATCATCATGACATGGAATTATTCTGtgtagaaattaaatataaacaatcaaataaGATAATAAAACACTAATTTATTGAAGATGCTGTACAGCCTTAAATTTCTAACAGAATAGACAATGCTTGATcttaaacagaaaacatttctttacagaataatttgttttggttttaactgaaaaaggaaataaaaactgTACAGTAAAACCTGTTAACTGTAAGTTaccttacaataataataaaaaaaaacagatttaacagACAATAAATGCAATGTTACtgtaaaatactatataaaatgtatgGAAGCAAAAACTATTCAACAAAACAATCCATGTGACtcacaaaacaataacatttatagtaatttaaagttttattaaaattacagtaaaataacttTCGGTCCCAGCATGAGACTTCACATTTGTTAATATTCTATTGATAAactaactaataaaaacaaactattaataaagtttatatatatataatatatatatatatatatatatatatatatatatatatatatatatatatatatatatatatatttatatatatatatatatatatatatatatatgcatgataTCATTGTAATGAACATAATTCATCATGTGGCTTTCTGTTTCATCACCTGTGCGTTATTATATTGGTCATACCATCCAGACGTCTACCGTAAGTTTCTTTCAGCTGTCAATTTAAccacaacaatatttttttttcagtgcattctaTCATTTTAAACTTCCACGTTTTTAAACGTAATTTAGTCGTGTTCCGCATGTCGCTGTGCTCTGACTGTGTGGTTGCACACGCTGTTCCTAACTTGAGCTGTTCAGTCAGCACACAACGGGTTACGGGTCAGGGTGTCTACTAGGACACTGTGTTCTCATCAGCGCGAGCTACAGTACAGCTGGAACATTGTGTTACTTTGTGGACGGTTTCCAAGGCCTGCCcttaattttttacattacacTGCCCTCCCCCCGCGTTAACTCCTCCCTCTTTAGTCTCATTTCATTTTCCCCTACTAGATGTCTCGCAGAGGCGTATCGTGCTGACGATTATTAGTGTGAGGAAGTGTAACATACTGCCGGTAGAACATCTAGTACTCGCGCGCTGAGAGGGCGGGCTCATTCCCCTTTAAGCTGCTTGGCATTCGCCGGTAAGACAAACTGAAGTTGCATATGGACGGATATATGGTCAAAGACACGAGAGGAACGAGTAACAAAAGGGAAATATTGTAAGTCTTTATTTCATGcttgtttttattctttatcaTCACATAACCtaccttttatatttaaaactgctTTCTAAATATAGTCACTACTAGCCTACTCTAGAAGAAAGCACGTTTTCTCATGGTGCTATGCTTCATGtctaaaattaagtaaaaaagcGCACTCAAATTATAGCTAATTACACACgtaatttaacaataatttttgcTTATTCCACTTGTCTAAAACGTGgccttatattttaattaaaatgaaaggatGAATATTAATGTTGGAAAGAAAACTGTAGCTGTAATGTTATTTGCATATTGCTGTGTGTTTCATAGCCTGTTGTTGCGTCTGAGATGTACACTGTACGGAGGATTGTACGAAACTGAGAGGACGTGATGCACCCATTTTTAATTCTGATGCTAGAAAACTCcttgaatttattttcatttaatttgactttttatattaaagtCAACTTAACACTTCTTATATTTCAAAGACTCTCTTTCTCATTAATCCATTAAGGacagatgtttttgttgtttatggtGTAGAAATTAGAAATATGTTTAtggactgaaaatgtttttttttgcctttggcttttttatttttattttgagacgTGCTGAGAATTCAGGTTTTCCTAGATTTGTAAATTATGTCATTTCATGTCCCCGACTAACCATTATACAGATGCGGCTCTGAACTTGGTTAAGCAGACTTGCTTCCTCAAGCATATTTTCATAAAATCTGTTTAgattataattcatattttaatgtaaatcacaAGTGGATCATTGTGTCTTTTACAGAAAATACCTAATAGTTAGTATGCAACCACATATTCAGGTCAGGGAGGATCTAATATGATCATTTAAGAATCCACCATTGAAATTATTTTCCCTTATCTGAATATTAGGGTCAGATGCATCCTCTTCACTATTTATGTGAATCACCTTGATTTCTGTGTAAGAGATGTTTTCAAGAGTTGCAAAACCATCATTGTCTACAGATAATTTAATTTCGATGTTTAGGACAGCTTGAATGTCATTAATACAGAAAGAGACTGGGTGTCTGACAAGGTGATTAAATAGGAATCTGTGTGCGTACATGTTGTGTTTAACTGCGAACGGTACGTTCAGAAATGGAATGAGTCAACTGTCCCTGAACGCTCTTCTTTGTAACAGGAATGCCTGTTGCAATCTCACCACATTGCGGACATCTGAGACGAAGCTCCAATAATGGCTTAGAAAAGTCACACCACCTTTAAATGAGTCGATCACTGGAGAGAAAGATTTAGGGACAGTTGGCTGGAAAAGCATGAATTAGGGTAGGGCGATATGCAAGCCTTtatggggccctaagcagaattttatttggGGGCCCCTCGGTGATGGTAATGCTTCATTATTAGTACACTATAAATCTCACAGTTGTATTTGTTGTAGCTGTTTTGCTTACATCATACCAATGATTTACCCTTCtatgatttttaattgtaacagtaGCAAACCCACAGGAGTGGTCAGgtgttaatttgcactttaacattcaaagtcTTACAGGACTAAGTGGCATACTTAATGTGGTGTactgaaaagtagctaaataaaccAGCCTGGTGGCCATGGGGGCCCTAAGCAGCCGATCTTGATTCTTATGAAATCAGCTGTATTAAAGTTCTGTAttaaagagcagtgagtgatttttctctttgtgttttgttgttttattaacattaaaggggtaTTATTACAACTTAGTCCAGTAATCAGGTGCTGTTAGAGTGCACGTACAACAGGTGTAGCCTACGCACTCAGAAAAAGCGCACGTGAAAACACCACGCTAATGAAAATTTTAACaccggcaaggctttaaagcacatgcaaatagtgtacttttgtgattgagaataagtgcagtgtcccgtaagtgtaactctaccgctgagttaacatttgatgtgaatgtatgtcgtGATGTACAAAACCTGAACTGCAActtattgaatgtgcactttagCACGATACtatgatatttcttcaaaagtagATAGTGGAGACATGGAGACAAAACCAGAGGAGTTTTAGGCTACTTCTTGTACAGTAAGATGTTTAACATGAAATTTGTATGTTATTTATGCATCCATTACAGTGATAAGGCTTTCTGGTATTGCAATTGTACCTTTGACTCTTTTTGACTTACATCCACCTCCTTCATCTTGGGTTTTCAGGTCATGCTCAAAGAATGATACGCTTCCACAGCAATGAGGTTAGAGCCAGGATAGTAGCAGACTATTTTTGTAGATGCGTCTTCTGCAAGTCAAATAGTCTGGACTGTTAATTGTCACTTTACCATATTCCCATTCCAAGACATAATCCCTAAATTGATATGCAGTGAGGTTAATGTttgtaataatgaatatatattatactttcagTGCTAAAATGTTAGTTTTACATTGATCAGTTTGGCACAGAGCAGTTCCAGAAAAAAATAGACAtagacttttttgttgttgtctttattTAGATATCTGCTGCTAAATCTGCTCTTATGCATTCATTGAATTTTCCTTGAAATTTATTTGCTTCCTGTaaccttcagtgtgtgtgtgtgtgtgtgtgtgtgtgtgtagataaaaATGAAGGTCTTTTATTGGGAGCCTTGAGTCATTGTAGTATCTCGTCGCCTAAAGTAAAGTGGACTGGACTGAATGTTCCCttctctgttctgttttgttcctGTGTCTTTTTACTAGGTTTACTGACATAAATCTCTCAAGACATCCTTCTCTAGAATCTGAATTTATGCCAGGAACTCTGAATAAAAGGAACATAGTGTTCCGCCACACACGTTCACAAGCTTtggtgaacatttaaataaaaataccccCAAACTCTACATGCATTtgcttataaacacacacacacacgcacacagacaggtaaaaactgaaactttttttataaaaaaaacccaaaacaaaacaattaagacaatcttttgaaaaatgacacaaacacacaaagatacGAGCAAATGCGTACCCTCACATTATTACTTCTTATGCATATTTGAGTGCATCCTTTTCAAAAGTAGATTTCATAACTTTCAAggtttgaaatgaatgaaaaaacaagCCAGCATCACAAAAGAAGGAATACAAcgtatttttctattaaaaaaaatgccatccAAGCATATGTGAAATTTGATTGTGAACATTTGCATTTGTCTAAAGACAGCAGCGCCTTATTATAATCGGCTAAAATTATATTTGGCTCAAATTAACAaatattgtatgtttgtttttcaggGGAACACGGGTATGTATGAGTGGCGAGATGTCATCTTTAGAGGACATCTTTTCAACTAACCAGTGCCCAACTGCTGTCTTTACCTCCCAAGGCACTGATGTCACTCCAAACGGTGACCGTGGAGTATGTAAGGTAATCCTATCATTAGTTACTCTATATCACAGCTGTAAGTttactatttctgttttttttcctgtagatGTGAATGATACATTGGTTCCAAAAGTTTGCAATCACTAGTGAAAGTTCTCCCATTTTATACtcttttctaattgaatataaacttctctttaaaaaaagaaaaatcacattttatattataagtttaactgaaaaaaattcacaatgtCTTTGGAATGTTCCAAAGAACATAGTGTCACTTAAAAAAAGGGACTTTAGACTACCACTGTAATTTGAGTCTGCTAAAGTGAtactattttcatataaatttcagACGTTTCCATACATAACTGATGCATTTTACATCCACTCGCTTGTGCTGTTGATTCAAGGAGCATGCTTTATTGAAGTGGACTTGTGAGAGTTAGTGAAAACTTAACTTAAATTAGTGGATTTTGTTTTACATTCAGAATGATCTggtgttaatttaaaataataatgaggtTGTGTAAGGatggatatttaattttttcttccatGTGTCTCTAAAGATTGTGAAACAGCATGGTGTGGAGGGGGAAAAGCCGATGATTGGGGACAGGGTGCATGTCCACTACACTGGCAGACTCCTAAATGGCAAGAAGTTTGACTCCAGTCTAGACCGTAAAGAGACTTTTGTTTTCAATGTGGGAAAAGGTAATTGATttcatagatttatttttcagatttaatttaataattttacaaatttaaagtgttgttattgaaatgttaaaagaGGGCCAGTTGttattttatgaaagaaattcaGTATGACAAATGGATAACTAGATAGATAATTTTATGTGGTATGCTATCTATACATCTTTTTCACATTCATGAATCATAATATGGCCCACTATGCAGTGTGTAATTATTTGGCTCAACTTAAATCAGGTGTGGACAGTGGTTCCATGGATTGGATTTTTGATGGATTTgcttaacattaaattaaactgccTACTCTACTCAAATAACTTGTGTAGTAgaaaactgaaatgaactgaGTAAACACTAATAAAATCAGGCATTAGTCACATGAACTCTCTTGTGGTTAACTGTAATCGCTTTTTCAGTGAAGCAACTTCATCATACTGTTCATGTACCATCCACATGCTAAGCAGAACTCCAATCTTCCCCACATAACAGAAACTCTTCTAATATCAACATAAAAGgacattaaacatttttcaaaatttcaaaaacacttcattttaacaATTACCCATCCAGTCCCATGCAAGGCATGCTTGGAACTAGAATCCTCTGTGCAGTTTCAGCTAcgaatctttaaaataaaaataataaactttacaaataatgtttgaaataaatgatttatatagTCCCACCAcaattaagcttttattttgcacCTTAAATGAACTACAAATTACATTACTAGTTCATTTTGATTAAGTTGAAAAAGcgcaaatcaaatataatttgaaagttttgtctcataagattattttaaaagaataaaaaacttttttttcctttgaagattaaattaaatagtttattttacacTGACATGTCTATAATTTTTAGGATCTACTCTAtcaaaagtgtctgttaaatggaATAATTATGCAACCTGCCAATTTCATTTCTCACTTAAGAGCAAGGCTGAAATTCCTGTTTAATGACATTTGCGTTTGACAGTTGCTTTTAAAAAGGGGTGTAATTGCTGGAATTGTATAGACATGTGGTGCTTCCCTTGTTATCTGCTGTTTCATTCTCAAAGAAACAATTTGTATTTAATCTTAAAGGGTATTAACagaaattattaatatgaattcttttttgtttagtatgtaaactataaatgtttttattaataagaatattcattaaataagtaatatatttgtatatacatgaGCAATATAacaagtatttttatattttgatttacttATAAGGTCTTTTCTTATAATGACAAAGGCATTGAATTCATGAAGTGCTATCTGGATAAATTCACACAGGTCAGGTCATCAAGGCATGGGACATTGTTGTGTGTTCCATGCAGAAAGGAGAGGTGTGTGTGATGCTCTGTAAGCCTGAATATGCATACGGTTCTGCTGGCAGCCCCCCAAAGGTTCCTCCCAATGCCACACTTGTGTTTGAGGTAGGAACATCTAGCAATTATATAAGCTACAAATTCAtggatgaaaaatgaaaatatcttttGTAAAGAATTTTTTAGAGAGTACATTAGTGTTTCTTCAACCACGGACAATTTCTGtggacattttgttttaatgtgactttaatatgacaaatagaaagaaaaaaaatcatccacTGAGTCATAAAAGTGTCAGAAACATTGTTATATTTGTCTCTCTGTGGTGTATACAATGCTAGACCATGAACACAAAAACCTCTTTTGGAATAAACATGTTCTATTTAAAAGTACAAATGGTTCTGCTTCCCACAATCAGATTGAGCTGCTGAGCTTCAGAGGGGAGGAGCTTTTAGAAGACGGTGGGATCGTGAGGAGAATAAAGGTCAAAGGCGAAGGCTATAACAATCCTAATGAAGGGTCCACAGTAAATGGTACGTCTTGAGAATTTAGAATGTTCGGAATGTGGTTGTTCCTCATAGATAATGCATTCACATGATCTCTGTCCTTTTGGATACACTATTAATGCTGTCTGGTCTCTGTTCCTCAGTACACTTGAAGGGGGGTGGGTGTGGAGGAGGTCCCCCTCTTTGTTGAATAATATTTGATTCTCGAGATGTCACCTTTGTGGTGGGTGAATCAGAGGACGTGGGTGTTCCTTTAGGAGTGGACAGGGCCATGGAGAAAATCCAAAAGGGGGAATGCTGTTTATTATACCTAAAGCCCAAGTAAGATTTGCTTTTAATAGAAACTGTATTTACTATATATTGTTTGGTAAggattaaaggagtcatatgacgttactaaaaaagaacattattttgtgtatttggtgtaatgaaatgtgtttatgcggtttaaggttcaaaaaacaaattactttccacataatgtacataattgtttttcctctatgccccccctttctgaatataatataatattaagctGACAACCAAGATTCAGCCATAtgtaaactaatataaaatatttccatGCCCATTATCTGAATAGGGGAGAGCGGGGCACACTTTTTGACTTACTCAGTTTGTATACATCCACATGAGGttcagaatataatttattttatccgcagtaattttacacttgtctAGTATAAATATGTTgctttatttcataattacagtgtatacttttttctttatttaacctctaaaaatggaagtgaaatgtgacaacatgccccatagGTGGGGTACATTGTAAAATCCGAGGGGCACgttgtaacatgaccatatgacagcttaaaatattatctgatgtaatgaaaaaaatatacacaacaaactaaactattttgttaataaaataaaataattatttttttccaaataaaataatggcgttttttaagaattaaaaataatctgattttagagtttgacaatgaacacaTTGCAACCAATGTTTGGGACGACCCacataaatgagcaaaaatgctttacatgtcttgaaataataatttctaaacattaaactgtcagtctttattcacctgtttctcattgtttctcattaacattcattaaagtaaatagtgtaaattacatcGCTAATGTCATAGAATTGCACATTGTAACGCAGTGTTACAAACTGCCCCATCTGcgcaactggaatttaaaactggttagtgtcttctgctagttatcaaagcattaaaaaatgatctgaactgataaataacagattggagattaaaataatagcagattttttaattttggtgcactttttttaatatataatgctgatatggtaactaataaatactgtactatatactaaatactataattttgttatgctagcatgtgtggaaatattcaaaccacttgtgttacaactaaccccgcGTTACTTTGTGCCCCGCGCTCCCCATAACAAAGCCATTAACCAATCATAATGCTGCTCATATCTGACATACTCATATTATATATAGTAAGATCTCTATCTTACTCATTCTATTTTATGCTTTCAGGTATGGTTTTGGCAAAGAGGGTAAAA
This region includes:
- the LOC109091013 gene encoding LOW QUALITY PROTEIN: peptidyl-prolyl cis-trans isomerase FKBP5-like (The sequence of the model RefSeq protein was modified relative to this genomic sequence to represent the inferred CDS: substituted 1 base at 1 genomic stop codon), which produces MDGYMVKDTRGTSNKREILGTRVCMSGEMSSLEDIFSTNQCPTAVFTSQGTDVTPNGDRGVCKIVKQHGVEGEKPMIGDRVHVHYTGRLLNGKKFDSSLDRKETFVFNVGKGQVIKAWDIVVCSMQKGEVCVMLCKPEYAYGSAGSPPKVPPNATLVFEIELLSFRGEELLEDGGIVRRIKVKGEGYNNPNEGSTVNVHLKGGGCGGGPPLCXIIFDSRDVTFVVGESEDVGVPLGVDRAMEKIQKGECCLLYLKPKYGFGKEGKKEYDIGSNAELLYEVTLKNFEKAKEFWEMDLKEKLERADLVKQKGTQYFKAGRYSYAVIQYQQIVNWLEMECGTGKEQLQAIQALLLVAHLNLALCFLRLREYSQTVENCNKVIDLDPENEKALYRRGEARLLRNEFSMALVDFKQVLQVNSFNHAARSQIAVCRRKIREHNERDKKIYANMFQRFAEHDAKVGRLKRKKEDSGISDQNKQGQKRPRLSQDGS